From a single Hippopotamus amphibius kiboko isolate mHipAmp2 chromosome X, mHipAmp2.hap2, whole genome shotgun sequence genomic region:
- the RPL39 gene encoding 60S ribosomal protein L39, which yields MSSHKTFRIKRFLAKKQKQNRPIPQWIRMKTGNKIRYNSKRRHWRRTKLGL from the exons ATG TCTTCTCACAAGACTTTCAGGATCAAGCGATTCCTggccaagaaacaaaagcagaatcgTCCCATTCCCCAATGGATTCGAATGAAAACCGGTAATAAAATCAG GTACAACTCCAAGAGAAGACATTGGAGAAGAACCAAGCTGGGTCTGTAA